The DNA segment ATCCAAGGCACACCAGAGAGGATAGCCCCACATTATCATAAATACAATCAATTAATTTCCTACACCTTATCAGAAAGCTAATAAAATCAAAGGAGCCCACCTTCTCCTTCAATTAAGTTCCTCACTCACGCATTTTGTGGGTCACACAAAACTCTTATGACATATGTCCCTCCAAATTTCTAACTTTTTCAACATTCAAACCATTTGATTGTAACCattctaaatatataaactatcgTAATCCACTAATATTATTGACGTATGGATATCGCATGATGTATACGTTTTACGACCCGTATATTCACATACTTAATGATGAAAGACTTACAAGTCACATTATTTGTTGTTATATAAACCTAAAGACCTTATATTTCATTCTATCATATACTGTAAACTTGTTCCTCCTTATCATCCAAGTATCTCATCTTCAAACCCTAATTTAATAATGTCCATGAAAGGGATCTCATCAGCAGAACCAGATAAGGTCTCCAAGAGAATGTCTTCTCACAAGCGCACTGATGCTTATTCTGGCGAGCTCGACGTGTTCGAGGCCGCCGTATACTTCTCCGGCTACAACGACTTCTCCTCAGGTGACCATAGACACACACAAAAGTATAGTTATAACGCTGCGAGAGAGGAGAATCGAAGGAGATGGGGAATATTAGGaggagggagaagaagaagccttGATTTACCGATGAGATATTCAGAGCAGGTGCATCATCTTCACCAAGATCATCCTGAGAAACAAGATGTTACAATAATCAAAGAGAGGTTTGGTAACGTGAGACACAAGCAACCAAGCTCGCCTGGTGGGAGAATCGCCAGCTTCTTGAACTCTTTATTTCACCAAGCGGGCTCGAAGAAGAACAAGTCAAAGGCAAAGCCAACGGACCGAGAAGTCGAAGATGAGATCCCTGGAGGTGGAtggatgaggaggaggagaagaagcagTATTAGCCATCTCTTAGGCTCAAGTAAATCTAATTCAACAGCCACAacgacatcatcatcatcaaaatcTCTGTTCTCGTCGTCAAGCTCGGGTTTCAGAACTCCTCCTCCTTATTTAAACACTCCCACCAAGAACTACAAGCAGTTCTTGAATTTCACTTCTACCACAAACCAAGTGGAAGTActggaagaaaagaaaataaacaaagagTTGTCTTGGCTTGATGAGAAACTTAGAGTGATGGAAAACCTCTCAGAGAAAGATAAGTTTTGGGCTGACCATGATGGTgatattgatgatgatgatgatgatgaggccCGGAGAATAAAGAGCAAGGGAAAGGATGATGATGGAATGGAGAGTGATTCAAGTTCTGATCTCTTTGAGTTGCAGAACTACGAGTTGTCTCGTGGAGGCTTGCCAGTTTACGAGACTACCAATGTAGCTAACATCAACAACACTCATCTATAATCTTTGTCTTGGAGTGTCATGATGAATCCATCAGATCTTGGTAAAAAACCcataaaacaataattatattAGTTGTTCTTGTCTGATCGATTATATGTAATattcttttggatttcttgGATTTGATTGTGGAAGGTTTTTTTGGTATGAGATCTGAGGGTAGATTTGATAAATACCTTCTCTCACTTGGATTTTGTTTCCAACTCGTTACGTGTATTTTcctgtaaaatattttttttgtataaatattgttaatattttatcatcAGATTACGTGGTGAACCATTTTTTTAGCAGACACATTAGAGAAATTCGGTGAAGAAATTTGTCACTTTGTTGCATCAACCACCGGAAAATAACTGAGCTATGTTTTGGACCATACAGTATATCGTTCATAATAACTGTCATAGAGTAAATACGATCAATGAAAGAATAAGAGCCATAAAAACATATGGGACTATGGGAccgataaaaataaagaaactggCCGGTTAAGTTTGTTCGGCCACTTACTCACTTGGTTGTTTTTCtcttacatatattaatttgttagtTAGGAGTCTTTTTTGTCGTCGGTTATGAGTTATGACGCCACTAGTTCTCAACTTAAGTACTTAACGGTGGATCTGTCACATGAaaggaaagaaaacaaacaaaaattgggGAACAACAACGTTATCCACATGTAAGCTCAGTTGTTCATACTTacaaacttaaatatattataataataagaattagCAATAGCAATCAATGGCTTATTTTTAGAGTTGTCATAGAGCTTTGATAGATATGAGTCATATGACCAAGTATAACTAATGTCTAGGTCGAAGATTGATTTAACCTTAAAAGATTAATTATCAATTGctttagataaatcaatttattaACAAACTGATCGAGGACAAAAGAGATATCCAAAGCTTTTTGACATGCATAGATTGCGCTTGCTTTTCAAATTTCTCAATttaacctatatatatattaatgcatGCAAATACGCACTAGTATAGTATAGCCTTTCAAGGACAATTATGATGTGTTGGTCGTTAAATAAGTTATCTGACTACAACTTTTTTTGAATGCGCCCGAAATTCGTTTTATATTGTTTTCGTTTAGAAATACGCCTTTGTTGAGTAGTGTACAATATGGTGAAATAGAATCTTGGAACATAAAAAGAAGCTAAATATACTTTTGGGATTCTGCCAAAAGATGATCccattttaatcatataataatagGTAGGTTAaggtaatatttttttctttacagtattacatcaaatatataattattgggGAGATACGTTTCTTGTAAGTATTTTCTATAAGTTTTcgatatttactaaataaaccaaatcaaacaGACAGGAGGGTCAAATGTATAAACAATAAACTCATGCCGAATgtgaaaaagagaaagagacaaGAAAACTCATGGAGCTACAAACAATGATACATGTCACCAATATACACAAACTGGGACATATGAAATAAATAACGTAGTGGGTGGAGGGTCCAAACATGTGATTATCATAAAGTTGAGGTAATTATGCAAAGTAAAATGGTATGATAATGAACCTTGCATGTTAAGACACTCACAAATGGTGAGTTTGCATTTAGGACTTTAGGTTCAAGAACTAATGATTTACGTCATATATGTTGTCATATATACCAATTTTACTTATTTAGATTATAGGTTTATTTGGTTTCcgcttaatttattaattaaatattaattcagtattacaaaaattatttttgaagtaGAAATTTCAACGATCAATTATTTGCAACTCAATCTTTATGTTTAATAAAGAGTTAAATTTAAGTTTAACTATTATTGCTTAAACTCTAGGTTGGTTAGAGATATTTGATctactttttcttcttttaccGCTCTTCAACATTCCACTCTCATCGGTGTTTAAGCGTAATAGTGCTCTCTATATTTGTGAACATGAAGCTCAAATTACTCCGATGTCTTTAAGGTATGTACCAACAGTAGTATAATACTGTAATAAAGAACTAGGAGTGGAGACTAGGATGTAAAATTGGATGGTATTTTGAATATAATGTTAACATTAGAGGAAAAAACTTACTAGGctaatatattgaaaaatatgtaaaattcaactaaattggattttaaataaaattttaaaatcatatttgaataATAGTGATTTTTTCacttttaatataaatcatCTCATTCGTTTAATGAATTATTTAACCTTAGTAGGTTTCTCATTATTTTTccaaatcattttaattagctAGGTAATTTCAACGTCGTTTCAAACtatttatttgaaattcttTCGAGCTTTGATTTCAAAGATTCAAGTGAAGATTATTTGTGGATCTCTCTACTTcaagtaaatttaatttttccttATAACATTTTTGACCCATGTTTAATTGATTTACTATTATGGTTGTTCATCTTACTCGAGCATACATTCGGTTTCGGTTGTAATCGTTAAAAAGctttagattttaattaatatttttttcccaaaaaataatctaaatcatctcaaatcttAGTTGAACATACCTattgaattttatatttattttaatataaatgtaattATATTGGAAATATTACTGACGAGCTCTATTCTCTTTGGCTTTGATCTCAAATATTAAGTTCAAAATATCCGGACTTTTAATCGTATTCAAAAGTTATTAATAGAAATCATTACTCATCTTTTCAGTGCACTTTTGACTCTACACGGTGACTGTTACTTCTTGGAgtacttattttaaaaaaaataattttgagaaTTTTCGTGGAAACTGGAAATATTGACGTGGGACAGGCCAACCATAAAGAGATAAATCTGAACCTACGTAGCCCATTATTCTTTTACAAAAAACCCTACTTTGCCCATTGTTAATGGGCTTAAAGTAGTACTTAACTTTCGTATTTTGATGGACTTGGCTTTGCATAATGCACCAAAATTTATTTCTCATTTATTTTCGGCTccgtattttaattatatataaactgtTTATTGacatagaaaataataatatactagattttgatccacaCTTTAAAAACACGAAGCTATctctttttaaatatattatttaagaacATATTATCtttataacatttatatttttattattgtttttttgtt comes from the Brassica napus cultivar Da-Ae chromosome A7, Da-Ae, whole genome shotgun sequence genome and includes:
- the LOC106357185 gene encoding protein BIG GRAIN 1-like E is translated as MSMKGISSAEPDKVSKRMSSHKRTDAYSGELDVFEAAVYFSGYNDFSSGDHRHTQKYSYNAAREENRRRWGILGGGRRRSLDLPMRYSEQVHHLHQDHPEKQDVTIIKERFGNVRHKQPSSPGGRIASFLNSLFHQAGSKKNKSKAKPTDREVEDEIPGGGWMRRRRRSSISHLLGSSKSNSTATTTSSSSKSLFSSSSSGFRTPPPYLNTPTKNYKQFLNFTSTTNQVEVLEEKKINKELSWLDEKLRVMENLSEKDKFWADHDGDIDDDDDDEARRIKSKGKDDDGMESDSSSDLFELQNYELSRGGLPVYETTNVANINNTHL